The genomic interval ACATGTTTACAACGCGTATTGGTAGCCAAAGACGGCGTTGAAACCTTGCCCGTCCACTCCGCTGCCCAACACTCGGTAGTACTTGTCGGTGATGTTTTCCAGCGAGACGCTCAGTCGATGCTGGTTGCGGTCACCGAAGGAGCGTCCCGTGCGAACGTTCAGTGTCGCGTATCCGGGCGTTCCACCGGGGATGAATCGTACGTCGCCCAAGTTGGACGAGCTGTATCGGTCGGCCCGATCCACCATCCAAGTGAAAACATCGAAGTAGCCTTGGTGGCACGGATCGTTCAGACGCAACCCGAGGATGCCTTGAGTGGGCGGGATCCGTGAGATCGGTTCGCCGCTGGTCGTGATCGTTCCATAGGTGTAGTAGAAGTTTCCGTACAAGGCGAGATTGCGACCGAGCAGGTATTCACCGTTGAGTTCCGTGCCGTTGATGTAAGCGTTCTGGTTGGTCAAGAATCGCGTTCCGCCCACGACATCGCGTGAGATGAAACTGTCAAAGTCCGTCCAGAACTCGGTGACCTGCAATCGCAGTCGATCGTAATTGAACTTCAGGCCGACCTCATAGGTGTTGCTGTGTTCTGGTTGGACATCCAGGTTGCCGACGATGGGAGTGGATTGACCGTTTTGCAAGAAAGTTTTGTCGGCGGTCAAATCGTCCACTGTCGGAGCCCGGAATCCTTCGTGGTAACCGCCGAACAGACGCAGCTCATCGGTCACCAAGTACGACAGACCCGTGCTGGCGATCCAGTCCTGGTAAGTCCTCTGAAAGAATGTCGGACCGATGGTGTCGAAGTTCGGCGTTCCAGACACGTTGATGTTCTCGTAGCGAACCGACGTGGTCGCATCGAGACGCTCCGTCAGCGGGACGTACCAGGACGCATAGACGCCGACGCGATCGGCTTTCGAATCGTCTGGGTATTGGGGATCGGTCGGCGTTGCCGTAGCCCCCGGCAGTGTCGGGTTGTCGATACGAACGCGAGTGGCATCGATGGATTCGCTGTAGAAATCGGTGCCGTACGTGAGCTTGCCGAAGTCCTCCATGTCTTTGATCATCGACATCGTCACGCCCCAGCCGATGTCGTCAAACTCGCTGAGTTCGCGTCGTGTGGGCACAGCAGCAGGATCATTGCTGGCGTAGCGGTCGACCACGGACGCTTCTTTGGTCCGCATGCCTGAAAGGGTGACCGAGTAGGCATCGCCGAAAAACAGGTCGTCCGGTAGCAGGCCTTCCAAGCGTCCGTAGATCAAGTCTCGCTGTTGAGGATCGAAAACCGTGGGGCGTTGTGTCGGCACGCTGCCATCGGGTGCGGGCCCGAGCACGAACGGCAAGAATCGATCGCTACGTTTGAGATCATATTGCTCAAAGTGCTGCATTGCGAATGTGAACATGTGATACTCGTTGAGCATCCGTTGCAGCTTGATGTCGCCCGCGTATTGTTTGTAGTCCGTCCCCGGTTGGCGACCGAGATCGCCGCCGCGGTCCAACTCTCCAGTGTCCAAGTATGAAACGCCGCCGGTAAATCCTGTCGCGCCGTACCAACCGCTGAATCCCGTCCGAGTGTACGAGGACGCTTCCGCCGTGCTGTAGTACTGGCTGAACATCGGGCTCAAATGGTTTCCCTCCAACGGGCTGGCCGATCGGGTGACGACGTTGATCACACCGCCGATCGCGTCGCTGCCCCAAAGTGCGGATTCGGCACCGCGAATGATTTCGATGCGATCGATGGAGCCGGGATCGATCGTACCAACGTACTGGTTGGGACCGGGACGCAAGATGCTGGTGTTCATGCGGATGCCGTCCACCAGGACCAAAATTTGTTGGCCGGTCAGACCGCGGATGAACGGCGAGACTTGGCCGTTGCCGGTTTGCTGCAGCATCACACCGACTTCGTTTTGCAGCGCGCGGAACATCGATGTTGCCTGTCGACGATCCAACGCATCGCGGTCAACGATCGTTCCCATTCGGGGCGCTTCGAACAAACTCGTTTCGCTGCGAAAGATGCTGTTCAAGCCGCTCGGGTTGCTCATCGTGCGACCAAAAATCTGATCGCTCAGGGAGTCGAATGATTCGCTGAAGGGAGCGTCACTGGCTGGCGTGCTTTGGCCCCCCATCGCAGAGTTGGACGCTGATTGCGGTGAAACGGCGGATGCCGCCGCGTCGGGCTCGGTGGCTTGCAGCGTTGGGTCTCCGATCGGACTCGCATCCCGCGGCATCGTTTCGATGCCGGGTGTCTCTGCGGGAGTCGTCTCGGTGGAAGTCTCGGCTGGATCTGTGACCTGCGGCGGACGGACTTCGATTTCGGGCAAAGTCGGTTTGTTGTCCTGTTGCAGCGTCGACGCTAGTGCAACACGATTGCTTGGCAGATTGTTCTCGGCTGAGTATCCCAAAGGCGACACACCCAGTAGCGCCAATGCGATGAGGGAAATCCTTTTCACGTTTCATCCTAGATTTTCACAACGCCGGCAACCGTGGCGACTAGGCTAGGTTGTGACGTGTGTCTTGATCGAACTATCTGGTTAGTTCGGGAAAATCCGCCAGATCGCTTGATCGGGCATAACCGTGCCCGCAAAGTCACCGTAGTCAGGTCAACCGGGGCGCGAGACACAATTTCGGGTGGCGGAAATCCCGTCTGCGGTGGCGGTTCCTTCGCCATGCCGGGCGTGTCGATCTCAAAAACGTTGGCTTTTTCGTATGGCACACGTTTTGCGTAGCGCGCTGGTATGAAAGAGCCCGATCCAGCACCTGAGCGAGAACCTGACGTTGAGCCCGCTCGTCAAAGCGACTTGCGTCCACTGGTTTTGATGTCCGATGATCTATTCCAGGGGCGATCCGAGATCTGGATCAACCATCAAGGGGCTATGTACCGTCTGCGCCGAACAGGATCGGGAAAGATGCTGCTGAGCAAGTGAGCCAATCATCGCTGGTGAAACGTTCGACGGGCGTTTCAATTGTTCTGCATGCTGCCGTTCTCGTTGCATTGTGCCGCGTCCATCTCTCGACGGTCGATCCGTTCGCCAGCCAAGGTGAGCGTCAAGTTGTGTCTGTCGAACTATCGGCCGCTGATGCAAGTTCGCAATCCACGTTCCAACCGATGGTGGAGATGGACGCGATTGAGCTGGAAATGCCAGAAGCAGACATGCCGGACAGGACGATGCCGGACGCAACCATGCCCGAACCATTGGAATCTCAATCCTTGCAGCCCAGGCCGCTGGAGCAGGTGTCAGTCGAGCGGCAACCATTGCAGGTTGAGTTGCCACCACCCGACGGCCTGCTGTCACAAACGAGCGATGCACCAGACGTCTCTGAACCTCCACCGGCGACTGCCAATCGGCAACCCGAATCGATGCCAGAGATCGCAGACAAGCCATCGACCCGCCCCAAACGTTCGTCACCGCACAGCGTGGCCCAAGCAATCATGACTCCGGTGCTGGAGACAACGGCGGGCCTGTCGGAAACAGCCGTCGAATTCACCTTCAATCCGCCGCCCAAGTATCCGATCGATGCAATGGCTCGGCGTATCGAAGGCATCGTGACATTAAAGCTATACATAAATGTACAGGGAAAGGTCGCGCAGGTCGAAGTCCAAAAGACCAGCGGTCATGCTTCGTTGGACCAAGCGGCAGCGGCAGCCGTTTCGCGATGGAGTGGTAAACCGGCGACGCGTTTCGGTCGACCGGTACCGTCGGAGGAAGTCTTGCCGGTCCGCTTTCGGCTTTGACTCACTCGTCTTGCCCCCACATTGCGTGTGCTGTGCCTGTTTGTTTGTGCAGTCAGTGGTATCGCGAACCCCCGCATGTCACAATGAAACCACACCCGTCATGGGATTCGCCAGAATTCCCCCACACAATGGATTTCCAACGAAATCCAACCTGCCAACAAATGGTGGCTCGTTCCATACGTCCAACGCGAGCAATATCCAGAGATGGTTCGTCTGTGTCCCAAATGCGACTCGCCGCTTCGGCCCTCCACGATGGTCGAAGATTTCTCGCTGGCGGACGAGGAGCAGTGGTGTGATCAGTGTGGACCGGTGCGATACGAACGCGCTGAGGTCGAGAATACGACGTCGGTTCAGACCAAGCCTCGTAGCACACCGATTTCTTCACCGAGCGATTCCCTGCGTCACGCACCTGACGGCAAGAGCATCGCCCACTTTGCGTTAAAACAAAAAATCGGCAGCGGCGGATTCGGCGCGGTTTGGCTTGCCCACGATTTGAATCTGGATCGCCAAGTCGCACTCAAGCTGCCCAAACGCAGCAGCGCCGACAGTTCGTTGTTGCATGAGGCACGTACTGCGGCCAAGCTGCACCACCCCAACATCGTCATGGTTCACGAAGTCGGGATTGCGGATGAACAGATCTACATCGCCAGCGAGTACATCGACGGCGTGACATTGCGCGGGGAAATGGACCAACAACGGCTCGCCATCGAGCGCACCGTTGATGTTTTGATTCAGATCTGCAGCGCGACCTCGCACGCTCATTCCCACGGCGTGATTCACCGCGACTTGAAACCGACCAATGTGATGATCGATTCGGCGGGCAAACCGTTCGTCACGGACTTTGGGATCGCCAAGCAGTTGTCGGCCGAAGAATCGATTTCGGCTGAGGGGGCCGTGGTCGGAACGTTCAGCTACATGTCGCCCGAACAGGCAATGGGCAAGACTCGCGAGACCGATGCGCGCAGCGACATCTATGCTCTTGGTGTGATTCTCTTTGAAATGCTGACCGACTACCGGCCGTTTCGAGGAAATGTCGACGCGATCATTCGGCAAAAAATCAACGATGAGCCACCATCGCCACGTCGATTGGTCGAGTCGATCCCTGCTGATTTGGAAACGATCTGTCTGAAGTGTTTGGAACGCGAGCCTGGTGCCCGATACCAAAGCGCCGCAGAGTTGTCTGACGAACTCAGTCGATTTCAGCAAGGCGTTCCGATTCTGGCTCGGCCGATCACGCGTCTTGAAAAGGGGTGGCGATGGTGTCGTCGCCAGCCACTCATTGCAGGATTGGTCGCGACCATTTTTCTCTCTTTTGCGATTGGCTTGTTTGGAACCAGCTACTACGGGTTGCAGGCATCACGCAACGCCGACGAACTCAGAGACGCACTTTATAATGCCGAGATCAACCTGATCGGCACGCGTTGGACCAACGGGGACTTGGCGGGGATGCGAGACGCGATGGCGACGCTGGACCATGCGCGAGATGGCTCACGCGGCAACGACTTTGCGTACAAATTCTTTGCAACCTCCTTGCGTCCTCTCCGGCAAATCATCAACCACGGCGAAGCCGTCACGGACGTGGCCCTGTCATCGGACGCGAAACTGATCGCTTCCGTCGGCCATGACAACTCGATTCGAGTATGGGATTCCACGAGCGGTCAGTTGGTCCGCACGCTGCCCTTGTCCGCGGGCAGAGTCATGTCGATCGATTTTGCCTTGGACGACACCCGGTTGATGACGGCACACACGGATGGTCGGATCAGAATTTGGAATCCGAATCAGCATGAGCGGATCGTGGCGGAACTGGAACACGGCGCCGGATTGATTCACGCCAGTTTTGCAAAAGGAGGGCGAGTGGTTTCTGTCGACCGGCAAGGTGCGATCAAAGTCTGGGATATCCAGTCAAGAGAAACCACGGCTGAACTGAGTGAGGCCGATGGCCGAGTGATTGCGGCACGCTACGATCCAAACATGCATCGTTTGGCACTTGCTCGAATCAACGGTTCCATCTCGGTCTACGACTTGCAGGACGCCAACCGTCGTTGGGAACTGCCGCGTGTCCGCGATGTTCTGTGCATGGCGTTTGGTGGATTGGATCGCTTGTTTGTAGGCAGCCAAGTGTCCAGTTGGTCGGCGTTTTCGATCGAGTCGGGCGAGTTGTTGCACAGTGTCGTTGGGACTGGTGCGATCGGCGACGTGGAATGGGTCGCCGATGGCGATCAGTTTGTCACCGCTTCATCAGACCAGACGACCTGTTTTTACGATGCAAATTTTGCGGTGCACAATCAATTCAGCACACACGCCAGAACGTTTGGTGTTTTGGCTCAATCGGCGGACTCTCAAGTGCTGGCGGTGGGCAGCGCCGATGGAACCGTCAAACTGTTGGAATTGCAGCAGTGCAAACAGCCAGCCGTCGTTTGGCGCGAAACCAACTTGCGAGACGTTCAATTCGTGGATTCTCAGCATGTGGTGACCTCGGGAGCCGATGGCGGGGTGCAACTCTGGGACGTCGATACCGGTGAGTCGTCCGAGTTGCGCGCCGCCACGGCAGTTCCTGCGATGTCTCTGATCATTGGAGAACACCAGGTTTGGGTTGCGGGAACACCTCCACGAATCGATCGTTTGCCCCTGAACCGTCCAGAATCAGACCTCGCAGAATCATCCGGTTCAGAATCAGAGGATGCAGCCATTCGAATCGCCAACGCCGGCTCGGTGGTCTTGGCCAAATCGCCCGATGGTCTACGCTTCGCCGTCGGGGCAAGAAACGGAGCGGTGCGTGTTGCCTGGATTGCTGAGCCCGAAACCGTGCTTTGGGAGTCGAATCCCTCAGACAAAACAACTCACGACGTTTGTTTCCGTGGAGACCAAGCGATCGTGATTGCATATTCGGGCAACACATTAGTGCAGGTTGACTTGGCACCGGACACGATCGGTGACCAGGTCACGATCAACCTGAACGAAGCTCCCACGGCGCTGGCTTACTCCGACGCGACCCATTGCTTGGCGGTCGGTACACAAACCGGCGAAATCCACCTGTTCCAGCGGGACCAGACGCAGCCGGCACGCACGATCAAGTGTCACGGCAGTCGGATCAATGCACTGGAGTTCTTCCCCGACGGGCGGCAGTTGGCCAGTGGTGGTCGCGAACGGCATTTGTACATTTGGGATGTCGCGTCGGGAACACGAATGGCAAAACTATGGGGCCACCGACGTCAGATCTTTGGGTTGGACATTTCGCCAAACGGCGAAATGGTTGCCACCGTGGGGCTCGACGGCGATCTGCGTTTTTGGCGCGGTGAAATCGGCGATTGACCTGAATTCTTCTACGCCTCTCGATCCCAAATGCGATGTTTCTTGGCGGCTGAGAGGAACGCTTTGAAATCTCCACCACCGATGGCCACCAAGCCTTCGTCAGCGTCTGTCTTGACCGACGCTTTCTGGAACATCTTCATCGATGCTTCGTTAAACCCGATGACTTTCAGGTGACTGAACGCATCCCGTATCCAGTCGATCGCGGCGGCTTGGGACTCTAATGTCTCCGAGTGTTCGGGTGAAGGTGCGACAACGACGCAGTCAAACAATACCGAGGGAGTTCCGTCCAGGAAGTGATCTGGAACGATTTCTTTGCCCCTGCTGGTCTTGATAGGCCCCGCCTTGGGGGCGATGACTTCCATCATCGCCGACTCATCTTTTGCGAGCTTGACGAGTGAGTTGTAGATCGACGCATCTACACCATCTGTCGTCAGCAAACCGATTTTCTTGCCCGCCAACGATTTTGGTGCGGTGCTGTACTGGGAGAGCGGAGGTGACGGTTGCGGATCACCGACCGGCACTCTCGGCTTGATCTTATCTGCCGTCCCGCTCATCCCCAGCGAATCGGCAACCTGACGTGCCAATTCGCTGTCGACGTTATTCAGATGACCGAGCATCCGAGTGCGAATTTTCAATTGATCGCACTTGCCCAACTCGAATGCAAAGCCACCAACGATGTGTCGCTTTTCGGGTTCCGTCATCGATACCCAAAACAATCTTGCTTGTGTGTAATGATCCGCGAAGCTTTCGGGACGAATGCGAAGCTTTTGCCCGGCTTCTTCGGCTGGGTAGCTTGTGAATCCTGTTTTGGGATCCTCCCGCGGCGTGCCGTTGTCGAGTGAGTTGGGTTCATTGGCGACATTTCCCGTAGGAATGTCCATCTGCATGTGTCCGTCGCGTTGGAAGTTCGCGAACGGGCACTTCGGTTTGTTGACCGGTATTTGATGAAAGTTTGGGCTGCCCAAGCGTGAGAGTTGGGTGTCGAGGTACGAGAATAATCGGCCTTGCAAGAGCGGATCATTGGAGAAATCGATCCCGGGGACGACGTGCGATGGACAGAATGCGACCTGCTCGGTCTCCGCAAAGAAGTTGTCGACATTTCGATTGAGCACCATCTTGCCGATCGGCGTTAGCGGTACCAGTTCTTCGGGGATCAGCTTTGTCGGGTCCAGAACGTCAAAGTCAAACTCGTTGGCTTGCTCCTGCGTGAACGCTTGCACCGACAACTCCCATTCTGGAAAATCCCCGGCGTTGATCGCGTTCCAAAAGTCGCGACGATGGAAGTCAGGATCTGCACCATTGATCTTCACCGCCTCTGGCCAGATCACAGAGAATGTACCGAGCTTGGGTCGCCAGTGAAATTTGACAAACTTTGACTCTCCCCTGGCGTTGATCATCCGGAAAGTGTGTACTCCAAATCCTTCCATCATGCGAAACGATCGCGGTAACGCACGATCTGACATGATCCACATCAGCATGTGCATGCTCTCGGAGTTCAGAGAGACAAAATCCCAGAAGGTATTGTGAGCCGACTGAGCTTGCGGAAAAGCACGATCGGGTTCGGGTTTCACGCTGTGAATCAGATCGGGAAATTTGATCGCATCCTGTATGAAGAACACGGGGATGTTGTTGCCGACGAGGTCGTAATTACCCGCTGTTGTGTAGAACTTCACCGAGAAACCACGAACGTCGCGAGCGAGGTCAGGCGAACCGGCGCTTCCGGCGACCGTCGAGAATCGGCAGAAAACCGGTGTCTGAACGCTCGGGTCTTGCAAGAAGTCGGCTTTGGTGAGTTTGGAGTTGCCCTTGTACGCCTGGAAGTAACCGTGGGCCGCGTATCCGCGAGCGTGGACGACGCGTTCTGGGATTCGCTCGTGATCAAAGTGCGTGATTTTCTCACGCAGAATGAAGTCTTCCAGCAGTTGCGGGCCGCGAGGTCCGATGGCGAGCGTGTTTTGGTCATCAGAGACCACGACGCCCTGATTGGTCGTTAGTTTGTTTGCTGAAGATGTGGTTTGATGCAGTTCGTCACCATTACCCTTGTGAGAGCCGTTCGCGGGTGCCTTCTTCTTTGCCATTTTGGACCTTGCTTGAGTTGGTGCTACTGTTTTTGTTTTCTAGGAGGACCGCGATTCCACTGGAACCTGTCATGTGAAATCCGGACGACCACCCTGGTTGCATAGCGACCAGCGCAGACGTGTCAGTGGAGTACATGCGATCTCGTCGCCGATCGACTCAGTTGATGTCGATGGTCGAGGCTGTCCAGCAAAGCCTGTGCCGCGTCCCAGTCGGGACGTCGAAGGAAGGGACGCTCTGATCGGATAGGGACGCTCTGATCGGATAGAGACGGCGTGGGATTCGCCTGAATTCCTAATGTGAAACGTCCATTGTGAATGGAGTTCTGGCGAATCCCACAACCTGCAAGGCTGTTGTTACCTACTCCACAGGGATCAGCAACTCACGGCTGAAGCGGCGTCCGTGGTGAAAGCCGACGGGGAGCAGTTCGGCATCTTCGTTTCGCACAGCA from Stieleria varia carries:
- a CDS encoding TonB-dependent receptor plug domain-containing protein, producing the protein MKRISLIALALLGVSPLGYSAENNLPSNRVALASTLQQDNKPTLPEIEVRPPQVTDPAETSTETTPAETPGIETMPRDASPIGDPTLQATEPDAAASAVSPQSASNSAMGGQSTPASDAPFSESFDSLSDQIFGRTMSNPSGLNSIFRSETSLFEAPRMGTIVDRDALDRRQATSMFRALQNEVGVMLQQTGNGQVSPFIRGLTGQQILVLVDGIRMNTSILRPGPNQYVGTIDPGSIDRIEIIRGAESALWGSDAIGGVINVVTRSASPLEGNHLSPMFSQYYSTAEASSYTRTGFSGWYGATGFTGGVSYLDTGELDRGGDLGRQPGTDYKQYAGDIKLQRMLNEYHMFTFAMQHFEQYDLKRSDRFLPFVLGPAPDGSVPTQRPTVFDPQQRDLIYGRLEGLLPDDLFFGDAYSVTLSGMRTKEASVVDRYASNDPAAVPTRRELSEFDDIGWGVTMSMIKDMEDFGKLTYGTDFYSESIDATRVRIDNPTLPGATATPTDPQYPDDSKADRVGVYASWYVPLTERLDATTSVRYENINVSGTPNFDTIGPTFFQRTYQDWIASTGLSYLVTDELRLFGGYHEGFRAPTVDDLTADKTFLQNGQSTPIVGNLDVQPEHSNTYEVGLKFNYDRLRLQVTEFWTDFDSFISRDVVGGTRFLTNQNAYINGTELNGEYLLGRNLALYGNFYYTYGTITTSGEPISRIPPTQGILGLRLNDPCHQGYFDVFTWMVDRADRYSSSNLGDVRFIPGGTPGYATLNVRTGRSFGDRNQHRLSVSLENITDKYYRVLGSGVDGQGFNAVFGYQYAL
- a CDS encoding WD40 repeat domain-containing serine/threonine-protein kinase, with translation MVEDFSLADEEQWCDQCGPVRYERAEVENTTSVQTKPRSTPISSPSDSLRHAPDGKSIAHFALKQKIGSGGFGAVWLAHDLNLDRQVALKLPKRSSADSSLLHEARTAAKLHHPNIVMVHEVGIADEQIYIASEYIDGVTLRGEMDQQRLAIERTVDVLIQICSATSHAHSHGVIHRDLKPTNVMIDSAGKPFVTDFGIAKQLSAEESISAEGAVVGTFSYMSPEQAMGKTRETDARSDIYALGVILFEMLTDYRPFRGNVDAIIRQKINDEPPSPRRLVESIPADLETICLKCLEREPGARYQSAAELSDELSRFQQGVPILARPITRLEKGWRWCRRQPLIAGLVATIFLSFAIGLFGTSYYGLQASRNADELRDALYNAEINLIGTRWTNGDLAGMRDAMATLDHARDGSRGNDFAYKFFATSLRPLRQIINHGEAVTDVALSSDAKLIASVGHDNSIRVWDSTSGQLVRTLPLSAGRVMSIDFALDDTRLMTAHTDGRIRIWNPNQHERIVAELEHGAGLIHASFAKGGRVVSVDRQGAIKVWDIQSRETTAELSEADGRVIAARYDPNMHRLALARINGSISVYDLQDANRRWELPRVRDVLCMAFGGLDRLFVGSQVSSWSAFSIESGELLHSVVGTGAIGDVEWVADGDQFVTASSDQTTCFYDANFAVHNQFSTHARTFGVLAQSADSQVLAVGSADGTVKLLELQQCKQPAVVWRETNLRDVQFVDSQHVVTSGADGGVQLWDVDTGESSELRAATAVPAMSLIIGEHQVWVAGTPPRIDRLPLNRPESDLAESSGSESEDAAIRIANAGSVVLAKSPDGLRFAVGARNGAVRVAWIAEPETVLWESNPSDKTTHDVCFRGDQAIVIAYSGNTLVQVDLAPDTIGDQVTINLNEAPTALAYSDATHCLAVGTQTGEIHLFQRDQTQPARTIKCHGSRINALEFFPDGRQLASGGRERHLYIWDVASGTRMAKLWGHRRQIFGLDISPNGEMVATVGLDGDLRFWRGEIGD
- the hemP gene encoding hemin uptake protein HemP; translation: MSDDLFQGRSEIWINHQGAMYRLRRTGSGKMLLSK
- a CDS encoding catalase, whose translation is MAKKKAPANGSHKGNGDELHQTTSSANKLTTNQGVVVSDDQNTLAIGPRGPQLLEDFILREKITHFDHERIPERVVHARGYAAHGYFQAYKGNSKLTKADFLQDPSVQTPVFCRFSTVAGSAGSPDLARDVRGFSVKFYTTAGNYDLVGNNIPVFFIQDAIKFPDLIHSVKPEPDRAFPQAQSAHNTFWDFVSLNSESMHMLMWIMSDRALPRSFRMMEGFGVHTFRMINARGESKFVKFHWRPKLGTFSVIWPEAVKINGADPDFHRRDFWNAINAGDFPEWELSVQAFTQEQANEFDFDVLDPTKLIPEELVPLTPIGKMVLNRNVDNFFAETEQVAFCPSHVVPGIDFSNDPLLQGRLFSYLDTQLSRLGSPNFHQIPVNKPKCPFANFQRDGHMQMDIPTGNVANEPNSLDNGTPREDPKTGFTSYPAEEAGQKLRIRPESFADHYTQARLFWVSMTEPEKRHIVGGFAFELGKCDQLKIRTRMLGHLNNVDSELARQVADSLGMSGTADKIKPRVPVGDPQPSPPLSQYSTAPKSLAGKKIGLLTTDGVDASIYNSLVKLAKDESAMMEVIAPKAGPIKTSRGKEIVPDHFLDGTPSVLFDCVVVAPSPEHSETLESQAAAIDWIRDAFSHLKVIGFNEASMKMFQKASVKTDADEGLVAIGGGDFKAFLSAAKKHRIWDREA
- a CDS encoding energy transducer TonB; translated protein: MSQSSLVKRSTGVSIVLHAAVLVALCRVHLSTVDPFASQGERQVVSVELSAADASSQSTFQPMVEMDAIELEMPEADMPDRTMPDATMPEPLESQSLQPRPLEQVSVERQPLQVELPPPDGLLSQTSDAPDVSEPPPATANRQPESMPEIADKPSTRPKRSSPHSVAQAIMTPVLETTAGLSETAVEFTFNPPPKYPIDAMARRIEGIVTLKLYINVQGKVAQVEVQKTSGHASLDQAAAAAVSRWSGKPATRFGRPVPSEEVLPVRFRL